One Kazachstania africana CBS 2517 chromosome 9, complete genome genomic region harbors:
- the MST1 gene encoding threonine--tRNA ligase MST1 (similar to Saccharomyces cerevisiae MST1 (YKL194C); ancestral locus Anc_4.299): MNVFRTNKIVYANLYRYSTASKLQSKPIISNEVSARQKLYITDPLSPGSIFFLPNGTKIFNKLITFMKLQQRRMDFKEVITPLIFKKSLWEKSGHWDNYENNMFKVDVVDSTKEIYGLKPMNCPGHCIIYNKFDHSYNELPIRYSDFSPLHRNEASGALSGLTRVRKFHQDDGHIFCAPEQVKSEISKCLKLIDLCYGKIFKFGNNSNAAPYTISLSTRPKDHFIGNIETWNYAEQILKDVLEASGKPWDLNEGDGAFYGPKLDIMVKDHTGKKHQVATIQLDFQLPERFNLRYKDRNNTLQTPIMIHRAVFGSLERFMSLLIDHYNGKWPFWLNPFQAMILPINTDNALQVDTCKQLHRRLRGNNEDNEVPVTPNSFQFDVDIDERSEPLGYRIKDAITRDYSFLIIIGENEVKNGKCSVRTRDDRTLNYLTADEIFETFSNLEKNYK, encoded by the coding sequence ATGAACGTTTTCAGAACTAATAAGATAGTATATGCCAACCTCTATAGGTACTCCACTGCCAGTAAGTTGCAATCGAAGCCTATAATTTCTAATGAAGTTTCAGCAAGGCAAAAGCTTTACATTACGGATCCCTTATCCCCAGGAtctatcttctttttaCCGAATGGGACTAAGATATTCAATAAGTTGATTACTTTCATGAAATTACAGCAAAGGAGAATGGATTTTAAAGAAGTCATAACACCTTTGATCTTTAAGAAGTCTTTATGGGAAAAATCAGGCCATTGGGACAATTacgaaaataatatgtTCAAAGTAGATGTGGTAGACTCTACAAAAGAGATATATGGTCTGAAGCCAATGAATTGTCCCGGACATTGCATCATATATAACAAATTTGATCATTCCTACAACGAATTACCGATAAGGTACAGCGATTTCTCTCCGTTGCATAGAAATGAAGCATCAGGGGCCCTGTCCGGGCTCACAAGGGTGAGAAAGTTTCATCAGGATGATGGACATATCTTTTGTGCACCTGAACAAGTAAAATCAGAGATCTCCAAGtgtttgaaattgattgatcTTTGTTACggcaaaattttcaagtttgGTAATAATTCTAATGCTGCTCCCTACACAATTAGCTTATCTACTAGACCAAAAGATCATTTTATTGGTAATATTGAAACATGGAATTATGCTGAACAGATTTTAAAAGATGTTCTTGAGGCTTCTGGTAAACCGTGGGACTTAAACGAAGGCGATGGTGCATTCTACGGGCCAAAACTAGATATTATGGTTAAAGATCATACAGGCAAGAAGCATCAAGTGGCAACAATTCAATTAGATTTCCAATTGCCTGAGCGCTTTAATTTGAGGTACAAAGACAGAAATAATACGCTACAGACTCCTATTATGATACACAGGGCAGTTTTCGGTTCTCTGGAAAGGTTCATGTCGTTGCTGATTGATCACTACAATGGTAAGTGGCCCTTTTGGTTGAACCCTTTTCAAGCAATGATATTACCCATAAATACAGACAATGCCTTGCAAGTTGATACCTGTAAACAATTACATCGGAGATTACGTggaaataatgaagataacgAGGTCCCAGTGACACCAAATAGCTTTCAATTTGATGTAGACATTGACGAAAGATCGGAACCTTTAGGCTACAGAATTAAAGATGCCATAACAAGAGATTATTCCTTTTTGATTATCATtggtgaaaatgaagtgAAAAATGGCAAGTGCAGCGTTAGGACAAGAGATGATAGAACTTTGAATTACTTAACAGctgatgaaatatttgagaCGTTTTCTAaccttgaaaaaaattataaatag
- the YKT6 gene encoding palmitoyltransferase YKT6 (similar to Saccharomyces cerevisiae YKT6 (YKL196C); ancestral locus Anc_4.303): MKIYYIGIFRNDGDGKALELTEVKDLSQFSFFQRSSVGEFMTFFSATVAGRTSSGQRQSIEEGENYIAHVYARSEGLCSVLVTDKEYPVRPAYTLLNKISDEYLVAHPPATWEKVEATNDSLKMKELESYIIKYQDPSQADAIMKVQQELDETKIVLHKTIENVLQRGEKLDNLVDKSESLTASSKMFYKQAKKSNSCCIIM, encoded by the coding sequence atgaagatatatTACATCGGTATATTCCGTAACGATGGGGATGGGAAAGCCCTTGAATTGACTGAAGTGAAGGACTTGTCACAATTCAgcttctttcaaagaagtAGTGTTGGTGAATTCATGACATTCTTCTCAGCCACAGTGGCAGGTAGAACGTCATCTGGCCAAAGGCAAAGTATAGAGGAAGGAGAGAACTATATTGCACATGTGTATGCCAGGTCCGAAGGGCTCTGTTCCGTTCTAGTCACTGACAAAGAATATCCAGTTAGACCAGCATACACTCtattaaacaaaatatcTGATGAATATTTGGTGGCACACCCACCAGCTACTTGGGAGAAAGTTGAGGCCACAAATGATTCTTTAAAGATGAAGGAACTGGAGTCATACATCATTAAATACCAAGATCCATCACAGGCTGATGCAATCATGAAAGTTCAACAAGAACTTGATGAGACAAAGATTGTTTTGCATAAGACTATAGAGAATGTTCTACAAAGGggtgaaaaattagataatTTGGTGGACAAATCTGAATCACTAACTGCAAGTTCCAAAATGTTCTATAAGCAAGCAAAGAAGTCAAATTCTTGTTGTATCATTATGTGA
- the MIA40 gene encoding Mia40p (similar to Saccharomyces cerevisiae MIA40 (YKL195W); ancestral locus Anc_4.302), translating to MSNYRHLLRRSGLISNHLKISRKQTVLSLNTRYYSSENSGPRSSRIDGQRLMGLAMSLLTMSAAVFYVYPGRTTDSNKIIDSKLKDKIQIHGTAHMAGPDTSIEECTVDTEEKLRSVAQNYQDVPLTILEAVNSMESDLAPIPTDIGEVSAIDDTIVTNHDILNEIESAYKIQPLDGDTLGSVNETLDPDPNHGISGIKGEIQVHSDSVDSIPTDREAETSTDFSNNDPHPTSTTKDSETPIIKDRAIEKSKETIDNGTKTVKKLMEKHEISYDDLVIPGDLSILSPRESIMSDMSTVETRLQDIPKYNSSLDSAINVSHNANEKEEATLLHGSEDNVSLPVKEETISIGIPTTKEKVNGLKANLELERNPKTKSNEFTTEPSESSSLQDITGQHSTSLIEPDLSSKTELVPKKLNGNADAAVREDTKKTSSINDSALAPIAVGSDSTIKERNVKETKSDTSDNQQAPDADENVEAFLAGRVDMAIKDEEASKEDAYNPDTGEINWDCPCLGGMSHGPCGEEFKIAFSCFVYSEKDPKGIDCIERFQNMQNCFKKYPEYYAEQLESKLEVAK from the coding sequence ATGTCGAATTACAGACATCTGCTGAGGCGAAGTGGattaatatcaaatcaCCTCAAAATTTCACGAAAACAAACGGTTCTGTCTCTCAATACAAGGTACTATTCGTCGGAAAATTCTGGTCCCAGATCAAGTCGTATTGATGGCCAACGGCTAATGGGCCTGGCTATGAGTCTACTGACTATGTCTGCTGCTGTTTTTTATGTTTATCCTGGAAGGACAACTGATagtaataaaattattgattctAAGCTGAAAGATAAGATCCAAATCCATGGCACTGCCCACATGGCAGGGCCTGATACATCGATAGAGGAATGCACTGTAGATACGGAGGAAAAGCTCAGGTCAGTAGCACAGAATTACCAAGATGTGCCTCTAACTATACTAGAGGCAGTTAATTCCATGGAAAGTGATTTGGCTCCAATTCCTACAGATATTGGAGAAGTTTCAGCTATTGATGATACAATTGTTACAAATCACGACatattaaatgaaatagaATCTGCATACAAGATCCAGCCATTGGATGGTGATACTTTGGGTTCAGTAAATGAGACGTTGGATCCTGATCCAAATCATGGTATATCAGGAATAAAGGGGGAAATTCAAGTGCATTCAGACTCTGTGGATAGTATTCCTACAGATCGAGAGGCAGAAACCTCAACTGATTTTAGTAATAATGACCCTCATCCTACTTCCACAACGAAAGATTCAGAAACTCCTATAATAAAAGACCGtgcaattgaaaaatcaaaggAGACCATCGATAACGGGACGAAAACAGTGAAAAAACTTATGGAAAAGCATGAAATATCTTATGACGATCTTGTTATACCTGGTGATTTGAGTATTTTAAGTCCTCGTGAGTCGATTATGTCGGATATGAGCACAGTTGAAACTAGGTTACAAGACATTCCAAAGTATAATTCAAGTTTAGATTCTGCTATCAACGTTAGTCATAATGCTAacgaaaaagaagaagctaCATTGCTTCATGGTTCAGAGGATAATGTGTCCTTACCGGTGAAAGAGGAAACTATATCAATTGGTATTCCCACCACAAAGGAGAAGGTCAATGGGTTGAAGGCAAACTTAGAACTTGAAAGAAACCCAAAGACAAAAAGTAATGAGTTCACCACAGAGCCAAGTGAATCGTCGTCATTGCAGGATATTACAGGGCAACACTCTACAAGCTTAATAGAGCCTGATCTCAGTTCTAAGACGGAATTGGTTCCCAAGAAGTTAAATGGGAATGCTGATGCTGCGGTTCGGGAAGATACTAAAAAAACATCTTCTATTAATGACTCTGCCCTTGCACCGATTGCAGTTGGATCAGATTCTACTATCAAGGAACGTAATGTGAAAGAGACCAAATCTGATACTTCAGATAATCAACAAGCTCCAGATGCTGATGAGAACGTCGAGGCCTTTTTAGCAGGACGTGTCGATATGGCGATTAAAGATGAGGAAGCAAGTAAAGAAGATGCTTATAATCCAGATACGGGAGAAATCAATTGGGATTGCCCCTGTTTAGGTGGAATGTCGCATGGTCCATGTGGAGAAGAATTCAAGATAGCTTTTTCCTGCTTTGTTTATTCAGAAAAGGATCCTAAGGGCATTGATTGTATTGAAAGATTCCAGAATATGCAAAActgtttcaaaaaatatccTGAATATTACGCTGAACAGCTAGAAAGCAAGCTTGAAGTTgcaaaataa
- the SDS22 gene encoding type 1 protein phosphatase-activating protein SDS22 (similar to Saccharomyces cerevisiae SDS22 (YKL193C); ancestral locus Anc_4.298) — MTENTSNELKIEELNIDSSNNMAVVPDTHLEYISADSELTEDLDDDTETIDLIHLKVHSLEDLNLYRFKKLSQLCLRQNLIESIGEVEVLPVETMTDIDFYDNRITHISRNLNKLINLVNLDLSFNNIKHIKNIDQLTKLENLYFVQNKISKVENLSTLTNLKSLELGGNKIQEIEPDSFQGLSKLEEIWLGKNAIPRLIHLNHLKSLKILSIQGNKLKKIENLEELENLEELYLSNNFITKIENLDKNLKLNTLDITSNKITKLENLKHLTNLTDIWASFNKIDQSFESIGEEIGHLPNLETIYLEGNPIQLNNETSYRRKLILNLGPSLEKIDATLTRN; from the coding sequence ATGACCGAAAATACTAGTAATGAATTGaagattgaagaattgaatatcGACTCTTCGAACAATATGGCTGTGGTTCCTGATACACATTTGGAGTACATTTCTGCTGATTCAGAATTGACTGAAGATTTGGACGATGACACAGAAACAATCgatttgattcatttgaaagttcATTCTTTGGAAGATCTGAACCTGTACAGGTTCAAAAAACTTTCTCAACTGTGTCTAAGAcagaatttgattgaaaGTATCGGGGAGGTTGAAGTGTTACCAGTGGAAACGATGACAGATATAGATTTTTACGATAATAGAATTACACATATCTCTagaaatttgaacaaattgataaatttggtCAATTTAGAtctatctttcaataatatcaagCATATCAAGAATATTGATCAATTGACTAAATTGGagaatttatattttgtgCAAAAtaagatttcaaaagtaGAAAATCTCTCGACCTTAACGAATTTAAAGAGTCTCGAACTAGGTGGTAATAAAATCCAGGAAATTGAACCTGATTCCTTTCAAGgtttatcaaaattggaagaaatttggCTCGGTAAGAATGCCATTCCAAGATTGATCCATTTAAATCATCttaaatctttgaaaattttatctattCAAGGtaacaaattgaaaaagattgaaaacCTCGaggaattagaaaatttggaagaattGTACCTTTCAAATAACTTCATAacaaagattgaaaatttggataaaaatttgaaactaAATACTCTAGATATTACTTCCAATAAGATCacaaaattggaaaatttgaaacacTTAACGAATTTAACTGATATATGGGCATccttcaataaaattgatcaatCTTTCGAGTCCATTGGAGAAGAAATAGGTCATTTACCAAACTTGGAAACCATTTATTTGGAGGGAAACCCAATTCAACtaaataatgaaacaaGCTATAGAaggaaattgatattgaactTGGGACCATCACTAGAGAAGATAGATGCAACCCTCACACGTAACTGA
- the KAFR0I00500 gene encoding uncharacterized protein (similar to Saccharomyces cerevisiae CRN1 (YLR429W); ancestral locus Anc_4.309) encodes MNSRFGRISKYKNVFSQIGSKKTHYDNVKITNSVWDTNVIKANGMFLSIIWNSFGSFAVLPISESGKCPDVMPLFTGHKGNVLDIDFDPFDDYKISSCSEDKSIAIWQIPKDYSIRSKRFKFKGIQPTARLTGHEKKVGHVLYNPVIQDLLASSSFDQTVKIWDISTGETLHTLQHDEVVLSLSFSYDGNYLATLSRNRILRVWDIRNGTVISQGEAHEGVKSQRVIWLGNSNRLATTGFSNLSYRQIGIWNAFNIEDGPIKKFYSIDQSSGILMPFYDNGNKILYVVGKGDGSIRYYEFQNDELFLLSEIYFIESQRGFAVSPKSHVNVKENEILKGYKTVLDKAIEPISFYVPRWSKEFQYDIYPDCPFTKKPALTVAEWRMGKTVEGPILFSMKSLYDDSEPSLYPARKETENKAKILKDPTTSAAINQVQESKDVRKESTTETEAEPSPQPTSITNLTKTSPSSKNTLLQDIKRELAEIPSLICRLDDSIAKLRDLNLSEKHQATLITRLDRSIDQYVSKNTR; translated from the coding sequence ATGAACTCAAGGTTCGGtagaatatcaaaatacAAGAATGTTTTCAGTCAAATAGGTTCGAAGAAAACACATTACGATAATGTGAAAATTACGAACAGTGTATGGGATACAAATGTAATTAAAGCGAATGGTATGTTTCTTTCCATTATTTGGAATTCATTTGGCTCGTTTGCCGTCCTTCCAATATCTGAATCTGGTAAATGCCCAGATGTAATGCCATTATTTACCGGTCACAAAGGGAACGTATTggatattgattttgacCCATTCGATGATTATAAGATTAGTTCCTGCTCAGAGGATAAAAGTATAGCCATATGGCAGATTCCAAAGGATTATTCAATACGTTCTAAGAGGTTCAAATTTAAGGGCATCCAACCTACTGCCAGACTAACCGGCCATGAGAAAAAAGTAGGTCATGTACTTTATAACCCAGTCATTCAAGATCTACTGGCTTCATCCTCCTTCGATCAAACTGTCAAAATTTGGGATATCTCGACTGGAGAGACACTTCACACACTGCAACATGACGAAGTGGTACTATCACTCAGTTTCTCGTATGACGGGAACTATTTAGCTACACTTTCCCGTAATCGTATTTTGAGAGTTTGGGACATCCGTAATGGAACAGTAATCAGTCAAGGTGAAGCCCACGAAGGGGTGAAGAGCCAAAGGGTGATATGGTTGGGTAATTCTAATAGACTGGCCACCACCGGATTCTCTAATTTAAGTTACCGTCAAATTGGTATTTGGAACGCATTCAACATCGAAGATGGTCCaattaagaaattttatagCATTGATCAATCATCAGGAATATTGATGCCCTTCTATGACAATGGGAACAAGATTCTATATGTGGTGGGGAAAGGTGACGGAAGCATTAGATATTATGAGtttcaaaatgatgaattattctTACTCTCAGAGATCTATTTCATTGAATCACAGAGAGGCTTTGCTGTTTCACCCAAAAGTCATGTAAAtgttaaagaaaatgaaattctGAAGGGGTATAAGACCGTTCTAGATAAGGCTATCGAACCTATTTCATTTTATGTACCGAGATGGTCAAAGGAGTTCCAGTACGACATCTACCCCGACTGTCCCTTTACTAAGAAGCCCGCATTGACCGTAGCTGAATGGCGAATGGGGAAGACTGTGGAAGGTCCCATTCTTTTCAGTATGAAATCTCTTTATGACGATTCTGAGCCATCCTTGTATCCTGCCAGGAAAGAAACTGAGAATAAAGCAAAGATTCTCAAAGACCCCACTACAAGCGCAGCCATAAATCAAGTTCAAGAGTCCAAAGATGTTAGAAAAGAGTCAACGACGGAAACGGAAGCGGAACCTTCACCGCAACCGACCAGTATTACTAACCTTACAAAAACATCCCCTAGTTCCAAAAATACACTACTACAAGATATCAAACGCGAACTGGCAGAAATACCCTCACTGATCTGCAGACTGGACGACAGTATAGCGAAACTCAGGGACCTGAATCTGTCTGAAAAACACCAAGCTACTCTCATAACAAGACTGGATCGCAGCATAGACCAATACGTCTCCAAGAACACCCGGTGA
- the ACP1 gene encoding acyl carrier protein (similar to Saccharomyces cerevisiae ACP1 (YKL192C); ancestral locus Anc_4.297) has translation MFRSLLRANVARSAMISQGPVRFYSPSNLSKTAISSRVIDVIKSFNKTDASSSNPTEITMESSFKKDLGLDSLDTVELIVAMEEEFSIEIPDKVADELTSVAQTVDYIKDHTDAS, from the coding sequence ATGTTCAGATCATTACTACGTGCAAACGTTGCCAGATCAGCTATGATCTCTCAGGGTCCCGTTCGTTTCTACTCACCAAGCAATCTGTCTAAAACTGCCATTTCTAGCCGAGTCATTGATGTTATCAAGTCATTCAACAAGACAGACGCCAGCAGCAGCAACCCAACAGAAATCACCATGGAATCCAGTTTCAAGAAGGACCTAGGGCTAGATTCCCTCGACACAGTGGAGTTGATTGTTGCGATGGAAGAAGAGTTCAGTATCGAAATCCCTGACAAGGTCGCCGATGAGTTGACCAGCGTAGCCCAAACAGTCGATTACATTAAAGACCATACGGACGCTAGCTGA
- the CYB2 gene encoding L-lactate dehydrogenase (cytochrome) (similar to Saccharomyces cerevisiae CYB2 (YML054C); ancestral locus Anc_4.304), with product MFNSRYVFQLSRLTLRKRPFDGISVRRMSTRHFVSNSKIPRFQTRNLLFYTTLTAASLSSFYLYSDIDGPCTISNEAITTRLILPEEVAKHKTPDDCWVVINGYVYDITSFIMSHPGGPDVLETNAGKDVTAIFVPLHAPGVLEKYLPRELKLGKLQGSMPEELVCPPYAPGETKEDIMRKENLRANLPPLESILNLYDFERLASLILSNQAWAYYSSAADDEITLRENHLAYHRLFFKPRVLVDVSNIDLKTEMLGEPTEVPFYVTATALCKLGNPNEGEKDIARGCGLAHKLVPQMLSTLASCSPDEVAEAKVKSEQLQWYQLYINSDRKITRNLVKHVEELGYKAIFVTVDAPLMGSREKDLKIKFSTTKQGPKIMKETEKLEDTEKVTHGASQALSEFIDPSITWKDIKELQKITKLPIVIKGIQRREDVIKAAEVGCSGVVLSNHGGRQLDFSRAPIEVLAETMPELKKRGLDQHFDVFIDGGIRRGTDIIKALCLGAKGVGLGRPFLYANSCYGKEGVAKAIELLTKEMETSMKLLGAQSVKDLNESFLDLSALHQKSVNVPIDSLYNDVYKAPTTIEVE from the coding sequence ATGTTTAATTCAAGGTATGTTTTTCAGTTGAGCAGACTCACATTAAGAAAACGCCCATTTGATGGTATAAGTGTTCGAAGGATGAGCACAAGGCATTTTGTGTCAAATAGCAAGATACCGAGGTTTCAAACGAGAAATTTACTCTTTTACACAACTTTGACAGCAGCATCACTCTCATCTTTCTATCTGTATTCTGACATAGATGGCCCTTGCACAATTTCTAATGAAGCGATAACGACTAGGCTAATATTACCTGAAGAAGTCGCTAAGCACAAGACTCCCGATGACTGTTGGGTAGTTATTAATGGTTATGTCTATGATATTACCAGTTTTATCATGTCACACCCTGGTGGTCCTGACGTCTTGGAAACAAATGCAGGAAAGGACGTTACTGCCATATTTGTACCATTGCATGCCCCAGGTGtattagaaaaatatttacccAGAGAGCTGAAATTAGGTAAACTACAGGGATCAATGCCCGAAGAACTTGTGTGTCCACCTTATGCTCCAGGtgaaacaaaagaagacattatgagaaaagaaaatctaaGGGCAAATTTACCACCACTAGAATCAATATTAAATCTAtatgattttgaaagattggCATCTTTAATTCTATCAAATCAAGCTTGGGCTTATTATTCATCTGCTgcagatgatgaaattactTTAAGAGAAAATCATTTGGCATATCACAGACTGTTTTTCAAACCGAGGGTCCTGGTTGATGTGTCCAATATTGATCTAAAAACTGAGATGCTAGGTGAACCTACTGAGGTCCCATTTTATGTTACAGCCACTGCATTATGTAAATTAGGTAACCCTAATGAAGGGGAAAAGGATATTGCAAGAGGTTGTGGGTTAGCACATAAGCTGGTACCGCAAATGCTCTCAACACTGGCATCATGTTCACCTGATGAAGTAGCAGAAGCCAAGGTTAAATCGGAGCAACTTCAGTGGTATCAATTATACATCAACTCAGATAGAAAAATAACTAGGAATCTTGTCAAACATGTGGAAGAACTTGGATACAAGGCAATCTTTGTTACTGTCGATGCCCCATTAATGGGATCCAGAGAAAAAGACCTTAAGATTAAATTCTCCACTACCAAACAAGGACCtaaaataatgaaggaGACAGAAAAACTAGAAGACACTGAGAAGGTCACACATGGGGCATCACAAGCATTATCAGAATTTATTGATCCCTCAATAACATGGAAAGATATCAAGGAATTACAGAAAATCACAAAACTTCCGATTGTTATCAAAGGTATTCAAAGGAGAGAAGATGTTATAAAAGCGGCGGAAGTAGGTTGTAGTGGTGTTGTCCTTTCAAATCATGGCGGTCGACaattagatttttcaagGGCACCTATTGAGGTACTTGCTGAAACAATGCctgaattaaaaaaaagaggacTGGATCAGCATTTTGACGTCTTTATCGACGGAGGAATACGTCGTGGAACTGATATAATAAAGGCATTGTGTTTAGGAGCCAAGGGTGTTGGTCTTGGGAGACCATTTCTCTATGCCAACTCTTGCTATGGTAAGGAAGGTGTCGCAAAGGCAATCGAGCTTCTAACCAAAGAAATGGAAACCTCAATGAAATTACTTGGCGCTCAATCCGTCAAAGACCTTAACGAGAGTTTCTTAGACCTTTCCGCGCTTCATCAAAAGAGTGTCAATGTTCCTATTGATTCCTTATATAATGACGTTTATAAAGCACCTACTACGATCGAAgttgaataa
- the SPC2 gene encoding signal peptidase complex subunit SPC2 (similar to Saccharomyces cerevisiae SPC2 (YML055W); ancestral locus Anc_4.307), whose product MSKPINVYSISEVALSLDESLPDIFGRLDYKQTFRLIDQKLIIGYSIAIVAATSFILDKKFGHNEVIPYQTALVSFYFILSIIFWYFKKYVEKSTVYEGTNTKTGEKISVKTSYVEAEPFYNFVLSNSKGKSLNVKLEINKVFNEPGFLQTNLFYEWINTQLQTLDAKKNE is encoded by the coding sequence ATGAGTAAACCAATCAATGTGTACTCTATTTCAGAGGTAGCACTAAGTTTAGACGAAAGCTTGCCTGACATTTTTGGAAGATTGGATTATAAACAAACGTTTAGATTAATtgatcaaaaattaatcaTTGGTTATTCAATTGCCATTGTGGCCGCTACAAGTTTCATCCTGgacaaaaaatttggacACAATGAAGTCATTCCATACCAAACAGCTTTAGTTtccttttattttatattatccATCATCTTCTGgtatttcaagaaatatgTAGAGAAATCTACCGTTTACGAAGGGACTAATACAAAGACTGGGGAGAAAATTAGTGTTAAAACCTCTTACGTTGAAGCAGAGCCCTTTTATAACTTTGTTCTATCTAATTCTAAAGGCAAAAGTCTCAATGTGAAACTGGAAATTaataaagttttcaatgaaCCAGGTTTCTTACAGACAAATTTATTCTATGAATGGATTAATACACAATTGCAAACGTTGGAtgctaaaaaaaatgaatga